From Prevotella sp. oral taxon 299 str. F0039:
TTCATCTCTGGATATGTTATTAAAAAGTTCTTTATGTCTTGGCTTTGACCATTTATCTTAGCTAATTTTGCTCCTCCATATGAGAAATCTCCAACTAAAAAGAAGCTGCTTTTATCCCCTGCAGGATAACAATATGCCTTAAGATCTACGATTGTTCTTCCTACATTGGTTGTGATATCTACCTGTTTAACAGGAATAGAAATGTTAGAAACTCTAATATTATTTACATCTATTTCATTTTAGAACTGGATTGCGGGAAAGAAATTCATGCCTACACCAAGTTCTAAGTAGAGAGTTAGGGTTGTTCCTAAGGTAAAACTAACACCTTCTGTACCTATTCCGACATTAGTTCCCACTTGGTTAAATACTTTATGGAAGTTAGATTGAGCATGAATTGCTGTCATAGAAAGCAATAATGCGGATAACATTATCAGTCTATTCTTTATTAAAGTACGCATTTTAGAGAAACTTCTCTAATTCTTTTTGGTGGTTATTTTTTTGATTTTACTACAATTTTAATCATAGTTTTCTTGTTTAATATTATTAATTGTTTGTTTTTATTTTGCAAATATACATCTTTATTCTACTTTTTAAAAGTAATTTTTTTTGTTAAAAACAATAAGATCTTATCATGTGTATGGTTAAATCTCTATATTTGTAAATAAAGTTACAGCTCAATTGTATACTCTTCTAACGAGAATGGCATTTAATTTGCTATATAAATAAAAGTAAATCAGAATAAATTAAGTAGAATATCAATCAAAAAATAATTATTATGTCAACAACAGTAATAGTTTTAATAGTAGTTGCACTTATCGCAATCTCTTTAATTAGTATTTATAATAATCTTGTTCGATTAAGAAATAATCGTGAGAATGCTTTCTCGAATATTTCAGTTCAATTGAAACAGCGTTATGATATGATTCCTCAATTGGTGGCAACAGTGAAAGGTTATGCCGATCATGAAAAAGAATTGTTGCAGAAAGTTACTGAAGCTAGAGCTGCAGCAATGGGTGCAAACACTATAAACGAGACCATTGCAGCCGACAATAAGTTGTCGAGTGCATTAGCAGGTCTAAGAGTTTCGCTCGAAGCTTATCCAGATTTAAAAGCAAATAGCAATTTCAATAACTTGCAAATGGAAATTGCTGATATGGAAAACAAGCTATCTGCAACTCGTAGATTCTTCAATTCAACAACTAAAGAGCTTAACACTGCAATCCAATCGTTCCCTGCAAACCTCATAGCAGGAATGTTTGGCTTTACCACCCAACCAATGTTTGAGATCCCAGTAGAGCAACAAGCAGCAATGGAAAAGGCTCCTGAAATTAAATTTTAGATTGAATGCAATACGTAGGAGTACAATCGCAAATAAGAAAAAATAATCGACTTACAATTCTTTTGTTATTAATGTTTCCAGTAATTATATTGGGAACGATATGGGTATTCTTAGTAGTCCTTAACTATTTTAATAATGGGTATTATTTAGAAGACGGGACGATGGCATACGAAGTCAATTTTGCTTCGGTCAATGCCTATTTCCTTCATATTCTACCTTACGTGCTCGGAGCTGTGGGTTTGTGGTTTGTTATTGCCTATTATGGTAATGCTTCTATGATAAAGGCAGCTACGAAAGCCCAACCTTTAAAGCGTTCTGAGAATCCGAAGGTGTATAATATGGTAGAAAACCTATGTATGTCGATTGGAATGGATATGCCTCAAGTGAACATTGTGAATGATCCTCAGCTCAATGCGTTTGCTAGTGGCATTAATAAAAAGACGTATGCGGTTACATTAACCACAGGAATTATAGACCGATTGAATGATGAAGAGCTGGCAGGAGTTATTGCTCACGAGTTAACCCATATTCGAAATCACGACACAAAACTACTTATTACAAGTATTGTCTTTGTGGGAATAGTTTCTACAATCATGACCATGTTGCTTAGAATGCTTTATTATAGTTTCATTTTAGGTGGTAATAGACGAGATAAGAAAGAAGGAGGAGGATCGGTTATACTCATCATTCTGATTGGAGCAGTATTGGCAATTGTAGCTTATTTCTTTACTCTTTTGACTCGATTCGCCATTTCTCGTAAGCGAGAATATATGGCAGACGCAGGAGGAGCAGAGATAACAGGTAATCCTTTGGCGTTAGCTTCTGCATTAAGGAAGATCTCTAACGACCCAGGACTTGACGGAGTGAATCGTGCAGACATTGCCCAAATGTTTATAATGTACCCTGATGAAATGGAACCAGGACTACTTGGAATGGTTGATTCGCTATTTAGTACGCATCCAGATGTAAAGAAACGAATTGCTATTCTAGAACAATTCTAAATTATGAGAAATATTTTTATATTGCTTTTGCTTATTTGTGGGAGTCTATTTTCAATTGTACAGGCACAAAAAGTGACGTATCAATCTACCAAACATTATAGAGAAAGGGTGGATAAGTTTGCCCAAATGCGTCCCATCGATAGTCTAGACGTGGTGATGTTGGGCAATAGCTTAACGGAAATGGCAGGCGACTGGAATGTTCTTTTAAGAGCTAAAAGAGTACGAAATAGAGGCATTTCGGGCGATGATGCAATGGGAATGATCAATCGTTTACAGCAAATTGCACCAGGAAAGCCTAAGGCAATCTTTCTAATGGTAGGCATAAACGATTTAAGTCATGATTTAACACCCACTCAAGTGTACGATCTTTGTGTGAAAGTGATTAGCAAAATAACCAGCGATACACCACAAACAAAGCTTTATGTGCAGAGTCTTTTGCCCATTTATGAGGCATCTGGGCGTTGGAAAACACTCGAAGGTAAAACCAATGACATTCCTCGTATCAATGAGTTGCTAAAGACTTATTGCGAAAAAAACAAAATATCGTATATCAACTTATTTGATAAATTCATACGACATGGTACCAATGAGCTAAGAAAAGAGCTTACCTCAGATGGTTTACATCTAAGTTCTTTCGGGTATAAGATATGGAGTTTCGAGCTAAGAAAATATTTTAAATAAGAAGGAATCAAAGAGATTTGTAGTTAATATACTACAGATCTCTTTGTGCTTATATCTTTTATATGTTGATTTTCGTTAAAAAAAGAATATTTATTACGCATTTTTTCTTTCTTTATTGTTAATATATAAAACCTTCTCGATGTATAGAAAGAAGGAATAAGAAGAATTTTACTAATCAAACAATAATTTATATGAAAACAAAAGCCATATTAACCGCATTGGCATTGTCGTGTTCTTCATTTACAATGATGGCACAACGAACTCCCACTCATCCATTAGATATATCTACAATGGATTTCTATCAGTGGTTCGAAGGATTTAAATCGTGGACTCCAGGACAGCCATTAGCAGGCGTTTCTGCTATCGATGACGAGTTTTATATATCACGAGTAAAGCCTAAAAAACGTATAAGTGATGCAGAAGACTATAAAGTTAATAGTCTAGCAGATAAGCAAAGAAAACTTTGTTTATGGGTTCCTTTAGATGATCCGTCAGTGAAATGGAAAGCATTTCCACGTTATTCGCTTGAGGGAGATAACTTTAGTATGTGGTCATATCTTGACATTCATGGCAATTGGTCGGCTCCTTGGGCTCGTGTTTCGGCAGGTTTATCAGACGTAGCAGCAAAGAATGGAGTTGCAGTTGGTTGCGTATTAGGAGTGCCCGAAACAACAACTATCAGCTTTTTTGATAAACCTAACTTTTTTAATAACTACTTTAATGTTCTCTATGGCTTGACAGAACTTGATACTGATGGCTCTTTTCGTTGGACAAGAAAGCTCATTCAATTCATGAAATACTATGGAATTAATGGATTAGGTATCAACTCTGAGTTCTTTTCTGATGCAGAGACAATGACT
This genomic window contains:
- a CDS encoding LemA family protein, giving the protein MSTTVIVLIVVALIAISLISIYNNLVRLRNNRENAFSNISVQLKQRYDMIPQLVATVKGYADHEKELLQKVTEARAAAMGANTINETIAADNKLSSALAGLRVSLEAYPDLKANSNFNNLQMEIADMENKLSATRRFFNSTTKELNTAIQSFPANLIAGMFGFTTQPMFEIPVEQQAAMEKAPEIKF
- a CDS encoding M48 family metallopeptidase, whose amino-acid sequence is MQYVGVQSQIRKNNRLTILLLLMFPVIILGTIWVFLVVLNYFNNGYYLEDGTMAYEVNFASVNAYFLHILPYVLGAVGLWFVIAYYGNASMIKAATKAQPLKRSENPKVYNMVENLCMSIGMDMPQVNIVNDPQLNAFASGINKKTYAVTLTTGIIDRLNDEELAGVIAHELTHIRNHDTKLLITSIVFVGIVSTIMTMLLRMLYYSFILGGNRRDKKEGGGSVILIILIGAVLAIVAYFFTLLTRFAISRKREYMADAGGAEITGNPLALASALRKISNDPGLDGVNRADIAQMFIMYPDEMEPGLLGMVDSLFSTHPDVKKRIAILEQF
- a CDS encoding GDSL-type esterase/lipase family protein encodes the protein MRNIFILLLLICGSLFSIVQAQKVTYQSTKHYRERVDKFAQMRPIDSLDVVMLGNSLTEMAGDWNVLLRAKRVRNRGISGDDAMGMINRLQQIAPGKPKAIFLMVGINDLSHDLTPTQVYDLCVKVISKITSDTPQTKLYVQSLLPIYEASGRWKTLEGKTNDIPRINELLKTYCEKNKISYINLFDKFIRHGTNELRKELTSDGLHLSSFGYKIWSFELRKYFK